A genome region from Paracoccus stylophorae includes the following:
- a CDS encoding NADH-quinone oxidoreductase subunit J has protein sequence MITFAFYLFAISVCLAGFMVVLARNPVHSVLWLILAFLSAAGLFVLQGAEFVAMLLVIVYVGAVAVLFLFVVMMLDVDFAELKGEFARYLPLGALIALVLLAQLAIGFGAWQTSDQAEGLRGVPIATAALNTNLIGTVLYDRYMLPFQLAGLILLVAMIGAITLTMRHRKNVKRQDVLEQMYRDPAKAMELRDVKPGQGL, from the coding sequence ATGATCACGTTCGCATTCTATCTGTTCGCGATTTCCGTCTGCCTCGCCGGGTTCATGGTCGTCCTGGCGCGCAACCCGGTCCATTCGGTGCTGTGGCTGATCCTGGCCTTCCTGTCGGCGGCGGGGCTGTTCGTGTTGCAGGGGGCCGAGTTCGTGGCGATGCTGCTGGTCATCGTCTATGTCGGCGCGGTCGCCGTGCTGTTTTTGTTCGTCGTGATGATGCTGGACGTGGATTTCGCCGAGCTGAAAGGCGAATTCGCCCGCTATCTTCCCCTGGGCGCGCTGATCGCGCTGGTCCTGCTGGCGCAGCTGGCCATCGGTTTCGGCGCCTGGCAGACCTCGGACCAGGCCGAGGGGTTGCGCGGGGTGCCGATCGCCACCGCGGCGTTGAACACCAACCTGATCGGCACCGTGCTTTACGACCGCTATATGCTGCCGTTCCAGCTGGCCGGGCTGATCCTGCTGGTGGCGATGATCGGCGCGATCACCCTGACCATGCGGCACCGCAAGAACGTCAAGCGGCAGGACGTGCTGGAACAGATGTATCGCGACCCCGCCAAGGCGATGGAGCTGCGCGACGTCAAGCCCGGCCAGGGTCTGTGA
- the nuoK gene encoding NADH-quinone oxidoreductase subunit NuoK, with the protein MIELTHYLVVGAIVFVAGVFGIFVNRKNVIVILMSIELMLLAVNINFVAFSAHLGDLAGQVFTMFILTVAAAEAAIGLAILVVFFRNRGTIAVEDVNMMKG; encoded by the coding sequence ATGATCGAGCTGACACATTACCTTGTCGTGGGGGCAATAGTCTTTGTCGCCGGCGTGTTCGGGATCTTCGTGAACCGCAAGAACGTCATCGTCATCCTGATGTCGATCGAACTGATGCTGCTGGCGGTGAACATCAATTTCGTCGCCTTTTCTGCGCATCTGGGCGATCTGGCCGGGCAGGTCTTCACCATGTTCATCCTGACCGTCGCCGCCGCCGAGGCCGCGATCGGGCTGGCGATCCTGGTGGTCTTCTTCCGCAACCGCGGCACCATCGCGGTGGAAGACGTCAACATGATGAAGGGGTAA
- the nuoL gene encoding NADH-quinone oxidoreductase subunit L: protein MAQFILFAPLLAAIIAGFGWRVIGEKGAQYLTTGVLFAACAFSWIIFLGFGGETQHIPVLDWIVSGDFVAEWAIRMDRLTAIMLIVITTVSALVHLYSMGYMAHDENFSGDEHYKARFFAYLSFFTFAMLMLVTADNLLQMFFGWEGVGLASYLLIGFYYKKPSAGAAAMKAFIVNRVGDFGFLLGIFGIYWMTGSVQFDAIFAQIPDLAQVQMQFLWRGWTATEVLAVLLFIGAMGKSAQLFLHTWLPDAMEGPTPVSALIHAATMVTAGVFLVCRMSPLFEFAPDAKLFVTIIGATTAFFAATVGLVQNDIKRVIAYSTCSQLGYMFVAAGVGVYSVAMFHLLTHAFFKAMLFLGAGSVIHAMHHEQDMRNYGGLRKKIPLTFWAMMIGTLAITGVGIPLTHIGFAGFLSKDAAIESAWAGNTYAFWLLVIAATFTSFYSWRLMFMTFFGTPRGDRHTHDHAHESPAVMTVPLGVLAIGAIFAGMVWYGPFFGSHDRVAQFFHMGHEEAAHTEDAGDAPAGAEAAAQTAPAEAGEGAEADAEDGPATAVAAPVGGAIYMHPDNHVLDEAHHAPAWVKASPFVAMLAGLLVAWIFYIRSPDAPRKLAEQQPALYRFLLNKWYFDEIYDFVFVRPARWVGRKLWTRGDGAIIDGLINGVAMGIIPRLTRFAGRVQSGYLFHYAFAMVLGIVGLLIWVMMRGAY from the coding sequence ATGGCGCAATTCATCCTGTTTGCCCCGCTTCTGGCCGCGATCATCGCCGGGTTCGGCTGGCGCGTCATCGGCGAGAAGGGCGCGCAATATCTGACCACGGGCGTCCTGTTTGCGGCCTGTGCGTTCTCGTGGATCATCTTCCTGGGCTTCGGCGGCGAGACGCAGCATATCCCGGTGCTGGACTGGATCGTGTCGGGCGATTTCGTCGCCGAATGGGCGATCCGCATGGACCGGCTGACCGCGATCATGCTGATCGTGATCACGACCGTCTCGGCGCTGGTCCATCTGTATTCGATGGGCTACATGGCCCATGACGAGAATTTCAGCGGCGACGAACACTACAAGGCCCGGTTCTTCGCCTATCTGTCGTTCTTCACCTTCGCCATGCTGATGCTGGTGACCGCCGACAACCTGCTGCAGATGTTCTTCGGGTGGGAGGGCGTGGGCCTGGCGTCCTATCTGCTGATCGGTTTCTACTACAAGAAACCGTCGGCGGGTGCGGCCGCGATGAAGGCGTTCATCGTCAACCGGGTGGGCGATTTCGGCTTTCTGCTGGGCATTTTCGGGATCTATTGGATGACCGGCTCGGTCCAGTTCGACGCGATCTTCGCCCAGATCCCGGATCTGGCGCAGGTGCAGATGCAGTTCCTGTGGCGCGGCTGGACCGCGACCGAGGTTCTGGCGGTGCTGCTGTTCATCGGCGCGATGGGCAAATCGGCGCAGCTGTTCCTGCACACCTGGCTGCCCGACGCGATGGAGGGTCCGACGCCGGTCTCGGCGCTGATCCACGCCGCGACCATGGTGACGGCGGGGGTGTTTCTGGTCTGCCGGATGTCGCCGCTGTTCGAATTCGCGCCCGACGCCAAGCTGTTCGTGACGATCATCGGCGCGACCACCGCGTTCTTCGCCGCGACGGTGGGTCTGGTGCAGAACGACATCAAGCGGGTAATCGCCTATTCGACCTGTTCGCAGCTTGGCTACATGTTCGTGGCCGCCGGTGTCGGGGTCTATTCGGTCGCAATGTTCCACCTGCTGACCCATGCCTTCTTCAAGGCGATGCTGTTTCTGGGCGCGGGTTCGGTGATCCACGCGATGCATCACGAACAGGACATGCGCAACTATGGCGGGCTGCGGAAAAAGATTCCGCTGACCTTCTGGGCGATGATGATCGGGACGCTGGCGATCACCGGGGTGGGCATTCCGCTGACCCATATCGGCTTTGCCGGCTTCCTGTCCAAGGACGCCGCCATCGAAAGCGCATGGGCCGGCAATACCTATGCGTTCTGGCTGCTGGTGATCGCGGCGACCTTTACCAGCTTTTATTCCTGGCGGCTGATGTTCATGACCTTCTTCGGCACGCCGCGCGGGGATCGGCACACCCACGACCATGCCCATGAAAGCCCCGCCGTAATGACCGTGCCGCTGGGCGTTCTGGCCATCGGCGCGATCTTTGCGGGGATGGTCTGGTATGGCCCGTTCTTCGGCAGCCATGACCGCGTCGCGCAGTTCTTCCACATGGGCCACGAAGAGGCCGCCCATACGGAAGACGCCGGGGATGCGCCGGCAGGCGCCGAGGCCGCGGCCCAGACCGCCCCGGCAGAGGCGGGCGAGGGCGCGGAGGCAGATGCGGAAGACGGCCCCGCAACCGCAGTCGCGGCCCCGGTCGGCGGCGCGATCTACATGCATCCCGACAACCATGTGCTGGACGAGGCGCATCACGCCCCGGCCTGGGTCAAGGCCTCGCCCTTCGTCGCCATGCTGGCGGGGCTTCTGGTCGCGTGGATCTTCTATATCCGCAGCCCGGACGCGCCGCGCAAACTGGCCGAACAGCAGCCGGCCCTGTACCGGTTCCTGCTGAACAAATGGTATTTCGACGAGATCTACGATTTCGTCTTCGTCCGCCCTGCACGATGGGTCGGCCGCAAGCTGTGGACGCGCGGTGACGGAGCGATTATCGACGGGCTGATCAACGGGGTGGCGATGGGAATCATCCCGCGCCTGACCCGCTTCGCCGGGCGCGTGCAGTCCGGCTATCTGTTCCATTACGCCTTCGCGATGGTTCTGGGCATCGTGGGCTTGCTGATCTGGGTGATGATGCGGGGCGCGTACTGA
- the nuoI gene encoding NADH-quinone oxidoreductase subunit NuoI: protein MAFDIARAGKYFLLWDFFLGFRVGLKYFFAPKATLNYPHEKGPLSPRFRGEHALRRYPNGEERCIACKLCEAICPAQAITIDAEPREDGSRRTTRYDIDMTKCIYCGFCQEACPVDAIVEGPNFEFSTETREELFYDKQKLLENGDRWESEIARNLAIDAPYR, encoded by the coding sequence ATGGCTTTCGACATCGCACGAGCCGGCAAGTATTTCTTGCTGTGGGATTTCTTCCTTGGGTTCAGGGTCGGGCTGAAATACTTCTTCGCGCCCAAGGCGACGCTGAACTATCCGCACGAGAAGGGCCCGCTGTCGCCGCGCTTTCGCGGCGAACACGCGCTGCGCCGATACCCCAACGGCGAGGAACGCTGCATCGCCTGCAAGCTGTGCGAGGCGATCTGTCCGGCGCAGGCCATCACCATCGACGCCGAGCCGCGCGAGGATGGCAGCCGCCGCACCACGCGATACGACATCGACATGACCAAATGCATCTATTGCGGCTTCTGCCAGGAGGCCTGCCCGGTCGATGCCATCGTCGAGGGGCCGAATTTCGAATTCTCGACCGAGACCCGCGAAGAGCTGTTCTATGACAAGCAGAAGCTGCTGGAAAACGGCGACCGCTGGGAATCCGAGATCGCCCGCAACCTTGCCATAGATGCGCCCTACAGATGA
- a CDS encoding carboxymuconolactone decarboxylase family protein codes for MTDPFQKMFQQMMQSGHEMARVFNPALESIDTKAFEKLIPTMPSDMLEMWFGKTFNRDGLDARTRLLVTIAAMTVQGAHAEPQLRLTIRHAIEAGATPREIAEVIYQMGMFGGIPAMQKALEIAQGVFTESEEGEAE; via the coding sequence ATGACCGATCCATTCCAGAAGATGTTCCAGCAGATGATGCAGTCCGGCCATGAAATGGCGCGGGTGTTCAATCCGGCACTGGAATCAATCGACACCAAGGCCTTTGAAAAGCTGATCCCGACGATGCCGTCGGACATGCTGGAAATGTGGTTCGGCAAGACCTTCAACCGGGACGGTCTGGACGCGCGCACCCGGCTGCTGGTGACCATCGCGGCGATGACGGTGCAGGGCGCGCATGCTGAACCGCAGCTGCGCCTGACCATCCGCCACGCCATCGAGGCCGGCGCGACCCCGCGCGAGATCGCCGAGGTGATCTATCAGATGGGGATGTTCGGCGGCATTCCGGCGATGCAGAAGGCGCTGGAGATCGCGCAGGGCGTCTTTACCGAATCCGAGGAGGGTGAGGCCGAATGA
- a CDS encoding NADH-quinone oxidoreductase subunit M has product MTNLLSIITFLPIVAAIILALFLRGDDEASQKNAKWLALIATTATFLISLFLLAGFDAADTGFQFVEDHAWIMGLRYKMGVDGISVLFVLLTTFLMPLTILSTWEVKTRVKEYMIAFLVLEGLMIGVFTALDLILFYLFFEAGLIPMFLIIGIWGGQHRIYAAFKFFLYTFLGSVLMLIAMIAMSLTAGTTDIPQLLQFDFPSQTMRVLGFGIAGGMQTLLFLAFLASFAVKLPMWPVHTWLPDAHVQAPTAGSVVLAAILLKMGGYGFLRFSLPMFPVASDLLQPLLFWMGAIAIVYTSLVALAQTDMKKLIAYSSVAHMGYVTLGVFAANQQGLDGAIFQMVSHGFISGALFLCVGVIYDRMHTREIDAYGGLVNRMPVYALVFMFFTMANVGLPGTSGFVGEFLTLMGTFKANTWVAFVAATGVILSAAYALWLYRRVTLGALIKESLKTITDMTPREKWIFAPLVAMTLLLGVYPRLVTDITGPAVQALLVSYHDALPHEPAVGLAVTAAADQAEDSH; this is encoded by the coding sequence ATGACGAACCTTCTTTCGATCATCACCTTCCTGCCGATCGTCGCCGCGATCATCCTGGCGCTGTTTCTGCGTGGCGACGACGAGGCTTCGCAGAAGAACGCGAAATGGCTGGCGCTGATCGCGACCACGGCGACGTTCCTGATCTCGCTGTTCCTTCTGGCGGGTTTCGACGCGGCCGATACGGGTTTTCAGTTCGTCGAGGATCATGCCTGGATCATGGGCCTGCGCTACAAGATGGGGGTCGATGGCATCTCGGTCCTGTTCGTCTTGCTGACGACATTCCTGATGCCGCTGACCATCCTGTCCACGTGGGAGGTCAAGACCCGCGTCAAGGAATACATGATTGCCTTTCTGGTGCTGGAGGGGCTGATGATCGGCGTCTTCACGGCGCTGGACCTGATCCTGTTCTACCTGTTCTTCGAGGCCGGGCTGATCCCGATGTTCCTGATCATCGGCATCTGGGGCGGGCAGCACCGTATCTATGCGGCGTTCAAGTTCTTCCTGTATACCTTCCTCGGCTCGGTGCTGATGCTGATCGCGATGATCGCGATGTCGCTGACCGCCGGCACCACCGACATCCCGCAGCTGCTGCAATTCGATTTCCCCTCGCAGACGATGCGGGTGCTGGGCTTCGGGATCGCGGGCGGCATGCAGACGCTGCTGTTTCTGGCGTTCCTGGCCTCGTTCGCGGTCAAGCTGCCGATGTGGCCGGTCCATACCTGGCTGCCCGACGCGCATGTGCAGGCACCGACGGCGGGTTCGGTCGTGCTGGCCGCGATCCTGCTGAAGATGGGCGGTTACGGCTTTCTGCGGTTCAGCCTGCCGATGTTCCCGGTGGCCAGCGATCTGTTGCAGCCGCTGCTGTTCTGGATGGGCGCGATCGCCATCGTCTATACCTCGCTGGTCGCGCTGGCGCAGACCGACATGAAGAAGCTGATCGCCTATTCTTCGGTCGCGCATATGGGTTACGTGACTCTGGGCGTGTTCGCGGCCAACCAGCAGGGGCTGGACGGGGCGATTTTCCAGATGGTGTCGCACGGCTTCATCTCGGGCGCGCTGTTTCTGTGCGTCGGCGTCATCTATGACCGGATGCACACGCGCGAGATCGACGCCTATGGCGGGCTGGTCAACCGGATGCCGGTCTATGCGCTGGTGTTCATGTTCTTCACCATGGCCAATGTCGGCCTGCCCGGCACCTCGGGCTTCGTGGGCGAGTTCCTGACCCTGATGGGCACGTTCAAGGCCAATACCTGGGTCGCCTTCGTGGCCGCGACCGGGGTGATCCTGTCGGCGGCCTATGCGCTGTGGCTGTATCGCCGTGTCACGCTGGGCGCGCTGATCAAGGAAAGCCTGAAGACCATCACCGACATGACCCCGCGCGAGAAATGGATCTTCGCGCCGCTGGTCGCGATGACCCTGCTGCTTGGCGTCTATCCGCGACTGGTCACCGACATCACCGGCCCGGCCGTTCAGGCGCTGCTGGTCAGCTATCACGACGCGCTGCCGCACGAGCCGGCGGTCGGGCTTGCCGTCACCGCCGCCGCGGATCAGGCCGAAGACAGCCATTGA
- the nuoH gene encoding NADH-quinone oxidoreductase subunit NuoH, translating to MSDFWSSTLGIAIILLAQGLALIAFVMLSLVYLVYGDRKVWAAVQMRRGPNVVGPWGLLQTFADAMKYVFKEIVVPAGADKFVFFLAPFLSMTLALTAFVAIPFAPGWVMADINVGILFIFAVSSLEVYGVIMGGWASNSKYPFLGSLRSAAQMISYEVSLGLIIIGIIISTGSMNMSLIVEAQRGMGLLSWYWLPHLPMLVLFFISCLAETNRPPFDLPEAESELVAGFMVEYSSTPYLLFMAGEYIAMWLMCALISILFFGGWLSPIPGIPDGALWMFLKMVFWFFMFAMVKAIVPRYRYDQLMRIGWKVFLPLSLGWVVIVAFLARYEVLGSFWARWAGV from the coding sequence ATGTCTGATTTCTGGAGTTCCACGCTGGGCATCGCCATCATCCTGCTGGCGCAGGGGCTGGCGCTGATCGCGTTCGTGATGCTGTCGCTGGTCTATCTGGTCTATGGCGACCGCAAGGTCTGGGCGGCGGTGCAGATGCGGCGCGGCCCGAACGTCGTCGGCCCGTGGGGGCTGTTGCAGACCTTCGCGGACGCGATGAAATACGTGTTCAAGGAAATCGTCGTTCCCGCCGGCGCCGACAAGTTCGTGTTCTTCCTTGCGCCGTTCCTGTCGATGACGCTGGCGCTGACCGCCTTCGTGGCCATTCCCTTTGCGCCCGGCTGGGTGATGGCCGACATCAATGTGGGCATCCTGTTCATTTTCGCCGTGTCCTCGCTGGAGGTATATGGCGTGATCATGGGCGGCTGGGCGTCGAACTCGAAATACCCGTTCCTGGGCTCTCTGCGGTCGGCCGCGCAGATGATCTCGTACGAGGTCAGCCTGGGGCTGATCATCATCGGCATCATCATCTCGACCGGGTCGATGAACATGAGCCTGATCGTCGAGGCGCAGCGGGGCATGGGCCTGCTGTCGTGGTACTGGCTGCCGCATCTGCCGATGCTGGTGCTGTTCTTCATCAGCTGCCTGGCCGAGACGAACCGCCCGCCCTTCGACCTGCCCGAGGCGGAATCCGAACTGGTCGCGGGGTTCATGGTCGAATATTCCTCGACCCCCTATCTGCTGTTCATGGCGGGCGAATACATCGCCATGTGGCTGATGTGTGCGCTGATCTCGATCCTGTTCTTCGGCGGCTGGCTGTCGCCCATTCCGGGCATTCCCGACGGCGCGCTGTGGATGTTCCTGAAGATGGTGTTCTGGTTCTTCATGTTCGCCATGGTGAAGGCGATCGTGCCGCGCTATCGCTATGACCAGTTGATGCGGATCGGCTGGAAGGTGTTCCTGCCGCTGTCGCTGGGCTGGGTCGTGATCGTCGCGTTCCTTGCAAGATATGAAGTCCTGGGGTCCTTCTGGGCCCGCTGGGCAGGAGTGTAG
- the nuoN gene encoding NADH-quinone oxidoreductase subunit NuoN, with protein sequence MTAIDFSTILPELLLAVFAMGALLAGAWLGKDSISTPILWASVVALLIGGLYVGLADRPDSIAFFGMFHDDPFARFAKVTILISAAAVLAMSADYMARQGLMRFEYPILITLAALGMMMMVSAGDLLILYMGLELQSLSLYVVAAMRRESVKSSEAGLKYFVLGALSSGLLLYGASLVYGFSGTTNFDDIFLTIIGGQLSMGLLFGLVFLLVGLAFKVSAVPFHMWTPDVYEGAPTPVTAFFATAPKVAAMALLARLMFEAFGNVPDDWGQIIAALAVLSMFLGSIAGIGQTNIKRLMAYSSIAHMGFALVGLAAGTAYGVQTMLIYMAIYAVMNVGTFAFILSMERDGRPVTDLSSLNGFAATDPLKAFAVLFLMFSLAGVPPFLGFFAKFGVLAAAVDAGMSWLALLGVVASVIGAFYYLRIVYYIFFGSEGEGVESRMDLAQYLALIVPAAALLLGAVTMLGVDDAAATAAQSLVGPAPTAAEAGVAGAGPDVSGAAPAGTAGD encoded by the coding sequence ATGACCGCGATCGATTTTTCGACGATTTTGCCCGAACTGCTGCTGGCCGTCTTTGCGATGGGCGCATTGCTGGCCGGCGCGTGGCTGGGCAAGGACAGCATCTCCACGCCGATCCTGTGGGCCAGCGTCGTGGCGCTGCTGATCGGGGGGCTGTATGTCGGACTGGCCGACCGGCCCGACAGCATCGCCTTTTTCGGGATGTTCCACGACGATCCCTTCGCGCGCTTTGCCAAGGTGACGATCCTGATTTCGGCCGCCGCCGTGCTGGCGATGAGCGCGGATTACATGGCGCGGCAGGGGCTGATGCGGTTCGAATACCCGATCCTGATCACGCTGGCCGCGCTTGGCATGATGATGATGGTCTCGGCCGGCGATCTGCTGATCCTGTATATGGGGCTGGAGCTGCAATCCCTGTCGCTGTATGTCGTGGCCGCCATGCGCCGCGAAAGCGTCAAGTCGTCCGAGGCGGGGTTGAAGTATTTCGTGCTGGGGGCGCTGTCCTCGGGGTTGCTGCTGTATGGCGCCTCGCTGGTCTACGGGTTTTCCGGCACGACGAATTTCGACGACATCTTCCTGACCATCATCGGCGGGCAGCTGTCCATGGGTCTGCTGTTCGGCCTAGTCTTCCTGCTGGTCGGTCTGGCCTTCAAGGTCTCGGCCGTGCCGTTCCACATGTGGACGCCCGACGTCTACGAAGGCGCGCCGACCCCGGTGACGGCGTTCTTCGCCACCGCGCCCAAGGTCGCCGCGATGGCGCTGCTGGCGCGGCTGATGTTCGAGGCGTTCGGCAACGTGCCCGACGACTGGGGCCAGATCATCGCGGCGCTGGCGGTGCTGTCGATGTTTCTGGGATCGATCGCCGGGATCGGCCAGACCAATATCAAGCGTCTGATGGCCTATTCCTCGATCGCGCATATGGGGTTCGCGCTGGTCGGCCTGGCGGCGGGCACCGCCTATGGCGTGCAGACCATGCTGATCTATATGGCGATCTATGCGGTGATGAATGTCGGCACCTTCGCCTTCATCCTGTCGATGGAACGTGACGGCCGCCCCGTCACCGACCTGTCCAGCCTGAACGGATTTGCCGCGACCGATCCGCTGAAGGCGTTCGCCGTGCTGTTCCTGATGTTCAGCCTGGCCGGCGTTCCGCCCTTCCTCGGCTTCTTTGCCAAGTTCGGCGTGCTGGCCGCCGCCGTGGATGCCGGGATGAGCTGGCTGGCCCTGCTGGGGGTCGTCGCCTCGGTGATCGGTGCGTTCTATTATCTGCGCATCGTCTATTACATCTTCTTCGGGTCCGAGGGCGAGGGCGTGGAAAGCCGCATGGATCTGGCGCAGTATCTGGCGCTGATCGTGCCGGCTGCCGCGCTGCTGCTGGGGGCGGTCACCATGCTGGGCGTGGACGACGCCGCCGCCACCGCCGCGCAGTCGCTGGTCGGTCCCGCACCGACGGCGGCCGAGGCGGGCGTCGCCGGCGCAGGCCCCGACGTCTCGGGCGCGGCACCCGCCGGGACCGCCGGTGACTGA